The window cttccagcctccagagctgtgagaggaTAAAGGGGTGTTGCCTGAGCCCCCAGGCTGTGGCGTTTGACTCAGACACTCTACCAAGTTCCAGGAAGGAAGACTAAGGGGCGTAGCGGGCCAGGGCAAGGGGCGAATGTTCCTAAACTCCACGCCTCTTTGCCCAGGTTGGATGCCACAGGCTAAGGCCCAGAACCGTGGGAGCGCCATCACCTGGAGACGAAAGCACACTCCTCAGCCAGGCACTCGGGGCCCCAGATtcactcccatcccccacccacctcctgggTCACttcccattctttaaaaaaaatatatatatatattttttattgatttcagagaggaagggagagggggagagagatagaaacatcagtgacgagagaggatcattgatcggctgcctcctgcacaccccacactggggattgagccagcaaaccgggtatatgccctgaccggggatcaaaccatgacctccatgttcataggtcaatgcccaaccactgagccatgccggccaggctcacCTTCCATTCTTGATGGAACTGCCAGCCAGCCTTCTAACTCTGGGCTCTTCTCTGCACCTTGGCACAGGCCGTTTCTTCTGCCTTAATGCCTGGCCTTGTCTAACCCCTACCCTTCCTCCCAAAGTAGGCCCAACagcacctcctccaagaagccttcccggACCAGCAGCTGCCACAGGGCTCTGGGCTTCCCTAGTGTCATGCGCAGTTTCCTGGTGGTTTTCTCCCCTGAACTGTGAGGGTCTAGAGCTGAGGCCGCCTGTGTCGTGCCCTTCCGTGTCCCCAGGGTATGCAGAGCGCCTGGAACCTGGGTATGTGGAAGGCGGCATAGAAGGAAGGACTATGGGGAGGCCTGGAACCGTCCTCCCCAAAACGCACGCTCACAGGAGCTCATTGCAGACTGAGAGCTGGTGGGGACCTTGGAGACCAGCTGTTCCGACCGCCTCCTCTGCACCcggggaagctgaggcccagggaggggacgtggctggccaaggtcacagagcttagAAGCCCCTGGGGCCCcagacccccatctccctgcccAGGGCTCCCTGCACGGTGTCGTGCTCTCACCAGCCCCCTCTCGGTCCCCTTGACAAGTGGAGTTTAATTATTTACGACGGCGCTTTACAGCTGCGGGTGAACCACCGGAACATATTTTGTAAAAGTAATGAAGGCTCAGTAATGCGAGACCTCGCTGCCGCTCCCGTCACTAAATCTTGGCCCTGGAGTCGGCCAGACTGCGTAGGCatttccccctctcctctctttcaGAGAATTACAGGGTTTGCAGATTAGGGGTGGTTGCGGCACAAGGCGTATCGCAGGCATTTTTTCTCATTTGGGGGGAAAGAACGGGGCTTCGTGGAACAGGTCTGACTCTCCTCCCGCGTGAAGATCACAGTGGCGTGTCAGCGACAGGAGCGCCACAGGAGACAGGCCGGATGCCGTCACAGGGCCCCTGCTGTGCCACTCGGCCTGGAGGGCAGAAGAGGCACGGTGACAGGGGCACTGAGGAGAGAGGCAGGCCCGGGAGTCAGCAACACGCGCCTCTGCtccgcctctctgggcctcagtttccccatctgtcaatgAGAGAGCTGGAAGAGACGTTGCCTCTCCTATTCCCTTCCACGGCATTCTAccctttattcttttcttaatatatttttattgatttcagagaggaagggagagggagagagagaaatatcaattatgagagagaagtGGGGATCCAGCCggtaatccgggcatgtgcctgaccaggaatcgaagcctgacttcctggttcatagatcgatgctcaatcactgagccaaactggccgggCTCCACCCTGTTTCTATAAATAGAAAAAGTGAGACAACATGTTTATTCCAAGAAGGCGCACATGCTTTGGGCTTCCCACAGCCCCATCAGGCAGGCTTAGCTCCAGTTTGCAGATGAGGGTCGCAGTGCTGGAGGGCGACAGTCAGGATTCGAACCCGGGCTCCCTGACCCCAGAGGGCACGCCTTTACCTCCTCTCTGCAAGCGTTGCACTGGTGTTTCCAACAGGCCGGCGCTGTGATGGGCACCGCTCATTATGTCTCCCCAGTAATGGCGGGGTGTGTCTCCCCATCCTCGCTGATGAATGAGAGCACCGAGACTCACGGTGAACCCAGATTTGGGACCTAATAAGATTGAGCTGGGCAGGGGATGGTGTTTGGAGCCAGactgaagaggaagggagagagatggaccAGTAGAAGGCACGTGAGGTGGAGGAAGATGGTGGAGGCATTTAGACGGAGGTTGTGTTTGGAACATTCCAGCATTTTGGAGGAAGGGTGTGAGCCTTTAAAAATGGGATCTGAGATGGGAAGATTGACAGTGAGCCCCTCGTGGACAGGAGCCATTCATCTGTGAATCTCCACTGCcccacacatagtaggtgctcaataaatggaagCAAGGGTTGTCAAATAAGGAAACCCGATTTGGACCTTGTTCTGCTACTGATCCGTGGGCGACCTTGAGTGTACTCTGTCACCTCTCTGGACTTCTTCGTCACCTCTCTAATCAGGCCCATCTGCCCACGGCAGGCAGTTCTACCAGGCAGCTCCCTAATACATAATCCTGCCGGTGAGAGGCTCTCAAACCTCCAAGAAAGCCAGTTCGATCAATGCGCTCACAAGGCCATGCCAATGCACTCACTCAATGCCAGAAACTTCTGCAGGCAGCTCATCTACATGCGCCCTGCCGGATGCCGGAGCCATACACTTCTGCTCGGTCCTCAGGAGAGAAGGGAGCGCTGGCTGGCCCTTCTCTGTAAATTACAGTGCTCCCGGGGAAGGAAGATTCaatccttcattcattcaacaaacactgatGGAAGAGGCACTACACGCTGGCACCGTTCTAGGCACCGGGGACCCAGCAGGGAACAACCCCAAGTCTTCTCTTCATGGAGCTTCCATCCCAGTGGAGAGACaagctgatattttaaaaagtgaagcagcgagagagaagagaggaggtgTGGGCTGTTCATTTTTAACGTGGGGTGTGGGGTCAGGGAAGTCCTCTCTAGTAGGTGGCACTTGAGCAGAGTCAAAGAATCAAGGGAGTGAGCCAGCAGAGGTCTGGGGAAGGTGCtccgggcagagggagcagcaaggGCAAAGGCCTGGACGCAAGCACACCTGGTACCATGGGGGACCCCTGGGAGGCCATTGGGGCGGGAAGgcggtgagggagggagaggagaggtccGAGTGTGGCAGGAGCCCCGAGCAGGGCCTTATAGGACACACAGGGGGCTTCagcttttactctgagtgagatGAGGGGCCTCTCTAAGCAATGTGTCATGTGACATCACCTTTAACGAGCCAGCACGGGCATTGAGAATAAACTGCATGGGAGGCAAAGCTGGAAGCCTGTGGGCAGGTGGGAGTTCCTTGCAGGAACCCAGGTGAGAGCTGACCGTCTGCAGTGGTAGCTGTACAGTGGGTGAGACGTGGCTATtgctggatatattttgaagccAGAGACAGGAGGAGGATTATTTATTGCCACTCTGGCTTATCCAAGGTGAATCTGACTTTCAAGGTCTTGGCCACCAGGTCAACAGTTTTGTTGAGAGGCATTCTTGGCTGACATTgacattctctccctctctctctctctctctctctctctcttatatttttattgatttcagaaaagaagggagagggagaaagaaagaaacatcaaacatgagagagaatcattgatcagctgcctcctgcatgcccccttctggggatcaagcccacaacgtcggcatgtgcccttgactggaatcaaacccgggacccttcagtccataggccgacactctatccactgagccaaactggccaggcctcTCTATTttcaacatgtatttttattgatttcagagaggaagggagagggagaaagagacagaaacatcagtgatgagaatcattgatctgctgcctcctgcatgccccctctcccccgctggggatcaagcctgaaaccttgaccaggaatcaaaccatgacctgattcataggttgatgctcaaccactgagccacgctggccaggcaccatcCTCTCTTAGACTCTAATCCATTGGAAACTAGAAGAAGGGAATTTCTTTCCACATTGAGACCGTTAACCACCTCAGGGCAGGTGTGTGCCAGAGAAGAGAGGCCAGCTCTGCTGAGCCTGGTCCGAGATGTGCTGGGCAACTCTTGGGGCATCCAGCCTTCCCCAGGGGTCCATCGACACCTGGCATGATCCTCCTACACTACAGCAAACTCAGCCTCAGCGAGGCCAGTAGCCCCAGAGCAACTGTGGCTGTCGATGCCAACAATCCCCCCAACAGGCCAGCGGAAAAGATTAATAATAATTACCACAATCACAACAATAATAGCAGCCAACTTTCATCGGGCATCGATTAAGTGCCAGGAACTGTACTAAACATTCTGCATAACCCTCTACACACCGTGAGACAGGTACTAGCaatagtcccattttacagatgaggagttTGGAGCTCGAGATACTACATAATCATCCTGCGGCCACACAGCTAGAAAGAGACTGGAACTCGGGTCTCCATAACTGTTCCTTCAGCCCCTACAATTCCTTGCTGACCAGGTCCCATTCCCTGGACAGTCCCTCCCAGGCTCGTCATGCAGACctactgccaccaccaccccccttcTACTCTgaggcaggcccagcccagccctccacacccacccccttAATCCACGTCCCCCACTGACTCCCCGCCGCAAAGCCACCACAGGACCCCCATTCTTACCTGGAGTGAGACCTCCTTAACTCCAGGTGGAGGGCCAGGAGTTTGGAAACAGGCACTATTTTTAGAGATGAAAGCCAAATTGCTTGTTTATTCCAAAGACAATAGACTAATACTTTTAGCAAGGCCCTCGGGgaacatttttaatgaatatgtAATGACTAAGGTGGTAGATAAAATCACGAGACCATAGGGGATTTCCCCCCAGCCTTGGAGGGCCTCCTGAAGGGCCAGGCCCTTTGCTAAGTGCACTCGCACAAAACCCTACAGTACTGACAGGCTGAAGGCTTCTCAGCACCATTttgctggggaaactgaggctcagaaaggctaaGTAAATGGCCTAGGGTTGCACAGctagtgtgtgtggggggggagtagCGATTGACACATAGATTCATTGCCTGCACTGCCCACTCTCCCAACGACAGTTACACTGGCCGGGTGAGGGAACACGCCCTGAATCCCACTCCCGTCAGCAGGCTAAACATCACACCTACAATTTTGCTCCACTTACTTTCAACGAACCCATTCTTTTCCTCATAAGTCACACAGCGTCCTGCCCTTGTCAGAATCATCAAAGGCCCAATTAACCCCAAATTCCGTGGAAAATTCCCTTCCCTGCAAAATTTCCCCAAACCCATGGCTTTTCAGGCCGGGAATATTACAAATCTGGTAGAAAACCAGCCcagcaagcaagcatttattcTATGGCAGCcctgtggggggaaggggagaaatcCACATGCCCAAAAAAAACCACCCACGGCAGCTCAATTCCAACTGCCAAGCCTTTATTAGTGGTGATAAAAGGCAGCAAAAAATGCACAGGGCTTTCTACTCTCAGGTGGGGGCACCTGTCCTCGGAATTAGTCATGTTTTGACTGGGAGAGTTATAGAATTTATAATGGAGGCCCTGGAGAAATTAAGCATGGATTACAgccaaccccctccccctgaTGAATGTCTCCAGCGGGAACAGTGCACAGGGCTCCCTGGGACCCTCCAGAAACCTGGGTTGCTGGCCCAGAGATCTGGACGAAGATGATGAGCCCACAATACACGGGAGGTGGCTGGGCTGTCTCCCTACCTCCCTGGGGTCAAGTCCACTCCTCATCGAATCTGGGCAGCGGGACTCGGGTCTGTCCTCTGAGTCCCGGGCAGCACCGCACCCCCAGCAGGATTCAGGAACGCTTTTCTAATGAGCCTGTCTTCCCCCAAGGTCATCCTTACTAGGTCCAGCTTCGGCCTCTCTCTGGAACATCAGGAGAAGTGGCCTGAATGTGGGCAAGTCCTGTGAACTCCATCTTAATTAGAGTCAGATGCACCTCTCACACTCTGGTTTTAGGACCCTTTTAAAACACCAAAGACCCCTGAGAGTGCTCGTATAGCAAGAGGCTGAGACCTTAGTGGAAAAGTTCATCAAAAGAGCAGGATGAAAAGGAATCTTTGCAGGCAGCATGTGAAAGCGTTGGGGCTGTGCTTTGTGAGTCTCTGTGTGGTTGATTGCTCAAGTCTTTAATCCTGGCTTGTTGCAAAAGAGTGGCTCCGGGAGAATATTAAcccttattgagcacctactatgtggcaGACACGTTGCTAAGCAACTTTATAAACATGCTTCAGTGTAACAGAGCCTAGAAAAGGGCTCAGCACAGAGTAGGGGCCTAATAGTATTCATTGCATGGATAAGTGACTTTTTAAGCCCCATAGCAGCCATGGGAGGTCGGTACGATTAACACTTTGCAGATGAGGCCAGAGAACCAGAAAGGGGCGGTTCTTTGCCCCACGCAACACAGCATGCCAAGTGGGGAGCAGAGTCCAAGCCCCCGGGTGTCAGCCATGGCTCCTCCTTTCTGGGCAGGACGGGCTTCCTGGGACAGCTGGTCATGCTTGGGGCTGAAGGAAGTGAGAAGCCCGGGAGCTGTCCGGGGTTTGCAGTGCTGAAAGGAAGAGCACAGGCTCCCAGCCGGGCAGCACAGGACTTGCCCTCGCCACCAAGTCATTTCACTCTCTCACTTGGCCACCCCTCTCCCCAAGTCCCGCattcccagcttcctctcctgccACCACCCAGGCCAAGTGATCTAAAACTGACAGCTACCAGACAGCTGCTAGATGATAGAAAagaagatgtttttctctcaaacCCGCCACAACCCCCAGTATCACCAACACCAAATCTCCAGTCTAAGGCATCAGAGAGGCACAAGGTCCCGGGCAATGCAGAATGTTTAGCCTGGAGTCTAATGGAATGCATGTTTCCATGATTTATGTTATTGCTCTGGCCTGGTCCCTCTCTGGGCCGTTCTCCAAGCTACGCCCAGAGTTCCAATTCTTCAAGTGATGTCATGACTGTCCTTACAATTCCGAGAGGCCTCGCCATCACTTTCAGGATGAAGTCTTCACTTCTTGGCATGACACTCAATGTCCTTCCAGAACTGGCCATACTTACCTCCACCTTCATCTGTCCCCTCTCCCTACTGCCCTCACTCTCCAGCCACTCTAAATGCCCCATCTATTTAACACCCCCATACCGGGTTGTTAAAAGCAGCTGTGGGGCTGGTGGCAAGGACAAGCATTTCAAAGAACAGGAACAGCATGTGCGAAGTCCTGGTGCTCTGGCCTGGGTCATTCAGGGATCATTTCCTAAGGAAGACCCCTGGCTGACCACCTCTCCTGTAGCCAGTCACTCTCCATCCCTGTGCAAGCTCTGCATACAGAATGTGCTTCAGCCCCATCACTCAGACAAGGAAAGAAATTGCCCTGCAGTGCTTCGTCCTGGATAGTAAGCTAGCACTTTatgatgttttattcattttgaacCACTAGTACCTATCTGCATGTGAGCAGGtaaaaataaacagcagagccaggTTTTTGCTAAGAACTTGTTCAACGGAGGCTGATGTATGCAGAAATAATAATAGTGAACCCTTAGGTATCTGGCACTTGCTAAGTGTTTTATATATGTTAGCTCACCAAAGCCATATGGTAATCATCAAACCCACCATGAGGTGGGCATCTTGttaggcccattttacagatgggaaaactgaggcacaggaggtTAAGTTGCCTCCCCCAAGGCAGCACAGCAAGCATGCTTATCCAGACAATCTGCTTCAGTCCCAGCCCTTGTCCATTTCACCATCTGCCTCTCTAAGGAAAGGGGACCTAATGGTGGGAGAGGCAACGAAAGTCTCTAGAGCCAGGAGGCTTCTAGTGTTAATTAACGCTGACTTTGTTCTCTGCATCAGGAGAACCTAACACTTCTACCAGAGTTATCTCGGGGCACTTGGGCATCCAAAACCAACCCAAATCCAAAGACAAGGGTGCCAAGCCCCCACCTTGGCAACAGAAACTGGCAGGACTGGGAATGACCTAGCTAAGGGCCCTTCTGTTTGTCCCCCCCGTCAGCCCCACCCAACCCTCCATCCCCAGCTGCCAagaccctgcctcccaccccctgcacctGGCTGACCCTGGCAGGCAGCCCCAGACCCCTCGTGGAGGAAAAGCTTCCCCCAGCTCTGAGCAGCTGCCAGGCCTGGCGTGCCAGAAGTCCCGCCTTAGGTTGATGGCCCCGCACAGCCCCATGGAgctgctatttttaatttaattggagagtggaaggagagagatgaTACCCAGTGAGAGAGTTTTAAAAGCTTTCAGcgtagggaaggagggagagaaagcgaAGAAAAGTTCGTAATTATACACCAGGAAGCCAGATTTGATGCTTGGACTGAAAGGTTAAATGTTACATTCAGAATGAAATGAGAAAGAGAGTTCTGATGACAGTTGCCCAGAgctaaataaggaaaaaaaataccccTTGCCCAGCTTCCTTGGCTCCCTTATACCCTTCTGTGCTTCCCCGCTTCTGCTGCTTAAGACTCGGGAGTACACAAATAAACCGCTTGAGCACAAAGATTACGGCTCTGTATATCAACACCTGCTTGCCACCCAAAAGCAGCTTTCACTAGAGTGCAGAAAAATCACGTGTTTCGTCTCTCAGGCCAACAGACCCAACAGGGTCCAGGACACTGGGGAGGGGGTCTAGCACTGTAGGTGACAATATGGACTTAAATATGGATGGAGCTAGGTTCAAATCTCTCCTCTACCACGGGACAGGTGTGGTGGGTCAGCTCAGCCAACATCCATGTGCCTCctgttgctttctttttaaaaaataaattcttacccaaggatataCTTACTGATTTTCTGGGGACCACTTCCGGCTCAGGTTTGGGGATAAATCTGTGGCCAAGAGAATCTAGTCCGCATGTCAAAGACAAGGTGAGCTGGTCTCTGGCTTCCAAATTCCTCCCCCTGTCCCTGCAACATCAGGGTTCCTTGGGCCTCAGTCCTCCACCCACGTTACTCTATCCCAGTCCCCAACATTGGATCCAAGTGCCCCTTGTAGAAGCAACCGGACAACACAGTAGTTGAGGCCCAGACTGGATCTGAACCCCACTTTCACCACTtaccagaaaaaatatttgttaaacaaataGTACTTTGTGGCTCCTTTCTCTGTATTAGTCAGAGTAAGCAAGACAGCTGCTGTAACAAGCAATCCCCTCATCTCAGTGGCTGAACACAGTACTCTTCCTCATCTCCCAGTGCAGTGTAGATTGGGGAAGGGGTGTGGTCCCACCCAGTCATGCAGGCTCCTTCCATCTGCAGCTCTACTGTCCCCTCCCTGACTGGGTCCTCTGAATCCCATAAGCTGAGAGGGCTATTTTAAGGGTCAGGCATACTTAAACTGGCCAGCACTTATGGTATGGTCACATGGCCCTACCTAACTGCCAGGGACCTGGGAAGTATAAGTACATAGTAGGCCGAGGAAgggggctggggacaggcccTGACAGTCCCCAGTGGTCTCCATCTTAGTCTACCCCCATCAAAAGTAGGCATCCCTCCAACCCCCAGAGCACAAGACTGTGACAGGTGATTTATCTCACTCTTCATCCTCAAAAATATGGTAATCTCCTTGAAACCAGAAACTTCATGCATCTCTTTCACCTCCAAGTCCCCAGTGCCTGGCGTAGTACCTGCACACAGTAGATCCTCAGCTGTTTGTCAGCTATTACAGTCCTGGGAGCTCAGCTTTAGCAGAACATTGGAATCTCtggacctggctggtgtggctcagtggtcgagcatcaacctatgaaccaggaggtcacagttcgatccccggtcagggcacatgccctggttgcgggctcggtccccagtgtgggatgtgcaagaggcagctgatcgatgattctctctcatcattgatgcttctatctctctccctctcccttcctctctgaaatgaaaatatatttaaaataataataataatattggaGCATCTGGGATGAATGGAGAGAAAGAACATGGCAGAGGAAGAACAAGAGGCTCCAGGCTCCTGCCCATTCTGCTCAGGAGTAACCACTGTCCACAGGCCCCGAGCTCCCCAACAGctgccctggccccaccctggTTCTCATAGACTCATACCCCTAGGTCTCCCTACGGAACTGCCCACATGACACCCATTCATCACAGAAGCTACGACTGGTTCCAAACAAGTGGtttatttgcatttataaaacaagacCCAGGGCACTCACTCCTCCTGGCCCGAGTGTGGAGGGTTAGAAACTTCAACTCTCCCCAGCctcaccctcccgccccccccccaccaaactGCAAAATACTTCTCTCTCGCCCCAGTTAAAACCTACTCAACTAGAAGAATGGACAACCCAGGGAGACGCCAGTGAACAATAAGTGGCTATCATGGAGATGGCAGCTGGCCGCTCCCATCCTAGTAACAGCCCACCCCTGGAGAAACTGCCCCTGGGGGGCTTCGCACGATGACACCCTGTCCTCCCATGGGTTGGATCCCATTTTTGAAACAAGATAAAACCCCAGAACTTTAAAACATCCCCCATGAGCTCAGGATTCCAATGCCAGCTAACCCTAACCCGGCCCAGTCCCTTTCACTGAAATTAATCCACCAGTGCCCATCTGATGAAAGCCGggtcacccccaccaccaccaccacacccccccccccccccgggcaagCCAACAGGCCAGAGCTCCTATTTCTCATCGTACTCCTTCCTGGTCATCCACTCAGACTTGTAAGTAGACAGATGAGCCACAACAGACGCTCCCAGCCAGACGCTAAAGTTTCTCTTGCTGTGACTCCACACGGAGGCATCCGTGCAGGAGGGATAATGTGGGGCCAACTCCAGGAACAGGCGCCGGGTGAAGCCCGGGTAGAGGGTGTTCCCCCCACAGGCGATCACGTGCGACatgagctggggctgcagggcggCGTCGCAGGCGTGGATGGAATCCAGCACCGCCTGGGAGATGCTGGGCCGCTCCTGGTCGAACACCTGCGGGCTGAAGAACATCTCGGGGGCCAGCCGCTGCATGGGGGTCAGCTCCACGGAGGTGCCGTCCGGGAGCAGGTAGGTGTTACTATCATCGTAGCCACTGGGCAGGTTCTGGCGGTAGTCCAGCGCCTCCACCAGGTTCTGCGGCACGTAGCATTTGGTCATCTTAATGGCGTCAACTGTTTGCAGCTGAAACAGCTTGTTCACCTTGTTGTCTTCCTTGAAGAGGCTCTTGACGAGATAGTCGGAGAGATCCTGGCCCCCGAACTCCAGCATCTTCCCGGTGGGCCATATGGGGCGGCCCAAGTGGAAAGGCTGGATTCGGGTCAGGCCGCAGCCGGAATCGACCACCATGCCCGTCAGGAAGCCCGTGGCGTACAGGGACATCTCCATCTGGTCGGCCAGGAGGAGGGCCGGGACATCCAGTAACTCAAACATAATCTGCAAGGGGGGAGGAGACAAGACACACGCCATCTTTTCCTTGAACGAAGGGCTCGGACCCACTTCTGTTTTATGCAGCACCGGGCTACGCCCAGCTCTCAAAAATGAAGTCGGCACACAGACGTCTGTCCTCCAGCGGCTGGCAGCTGCCCCCCAGAACACCGGGCCCAGGGACCCTGGAGCCCCCGCTGTGGTAACGTGACTCCCCCACTGAAAACTCAGGGGCTTCCCGTCCACCGAGAGCAGGGGTTGGCAAGCGTCTTCTGTAAACGGCCAGAGGGGTTGCCGGATGTAGCCAATAAAAATGTAGGCTGCCCAGtccaatttgaatttcagataaacaacaaagaaTGATTCAGTATAAGCATGTCGTGTGCAATATTTGGGGCATACTTTGTTACACTGAAGCATCCTTCATTGTTTATCTGAGATTCCCATCTAACTAGGTAGCGTGTATTTTATCTAGCAAACCTACCGTCGTAAATATTTTATGGGATCCACAGTCTCTgatgcaactactcaactctgctgctgtaataaaagcagccatagatgaTATGTAAATGAGTGGGCATGGGCATGTGCCGGTAAAACTTTATTTATCAAAACAGATgctgggccagatttggcccgcCAGCGGTAGTTTGTCAGCCCTGGATTTAAAGTAGAACGCAAGCGCTTCCCGTAGCCTACCAAGCCTGCCAGCGCCGGCCCC is drawn from Myotis daubentonii chromosome 3, mMyoDau2.1, whole genome shotgun sequence and contains these coding sequences:
- the ACTL8 gene encoding actin-like protein 8: MTEQTIVIDHGSGYMKSGFSGWNEPQLVLPSIVNYRPCRENPGPSSARRLLGLGIDLLHPDTFSYPIQRGRILNWEGVEQIWSFVLQKHRLKHEDTPVLVTESPLKDPMERKKTLEIMFELLDVPALLLADQMEMSLYATGFLTGMVVDSGCGLTRIQPFHLGRPIWPTGKMLEFGGQDLSDYLVKSLFKEDNKVNKLFQLQTVDAIKMTKCYVPQNLVEALDYRQNLPSGYDDSNTYLLPDGTSVELTPMQRLAPEMFFSPQVFDQERPSISQAVLDSIHACDAALQPQLMSHVIACGGNTLYPGFTRRLFLELAPHYPSCTDASVWSHSKRNFSVWLGASVVAHLSTYKSEWMTRKEFLEGPREPCALFPLETFIRGRGLAAEWHSRGPVTASGLSPVALLSLTRHCDLHAGGESDLFHEAPFFPPK